A DNA window from Halanaerobium saccharolyticum subsp. saccharolyticum DSM 6643 contains the following coding sequences:
- the metF gene encoding methylenetetrahydrofolate reductase [NAD(P)H], with product MKIKNIFEKKEVVFSLEVFPPRSDVPIENIYQTLEELKDINPDYISITYGAGGGVRKNRTCKLSSIIKEKYDVEALAHLTCINSNQKSINKILTRLEEKNIKNILALRGDKPVAGEVIGEYNYAYELVDHIKKNNDFGVAAACYPEGHLETESIDQDLEYLKQKVDSGVDYLISQMFFDNSLFYKFRRKAQKKGIDVPIEAGIMPVINKKQVARIIELSDAYFPAKFKKILNKYEDNPEALRDAGIAYAVEQIVDLISSDVDGIHLYTMNNPYVARRIKEAVGSLINHINGQEIQKVV from the coding sequence ATGAAAATTAAAAATATTTTCGAAAAAAAGGAAGTTGTTTTTTCACTGGAGGTTTTTCCTCCAAGGTCTGATGTTCCTATAGAAAATATTTATCAGACTTTGGAAGAATTAAAAGATATTAATCCAGATTATATTAGTATAACTTATGGAGCTGGTGGAGGAGTTAGAAAAAATAGAACCTGTAAACTTTCTTCAATTATTAAAGAAAAATATGATGTAGAAGCACTGGCTCATTTAACATGTATTAATTCAAATCAAAAAAGCATTAATAAAATATTGACTCGCTTAGAAGAAAAAAATATAAAAAACATATTGGCCTTAAGAGGTGATAAACCAGTTGCTGGGGAAGTAATTGGAGAATACAATTATGCCTATGAGCTTGTTGATCATATCAAAAAAAATAATGATTTTGGAGTAGCAGCAGCCTGTTATCCAGAAGGTCATCTAGAAACAGAAAGTATTGATCAGGATTTAGAATATTTAAAACAGAAGGTTGATAGTGGAGTTGACTACTTGATATCACAGATGTTTTTTGATAACTCACTTTTTTATAAATTTCGCAGGAAAGCGCAAAAAAAGGGGATAGATGTACCGATAGAAGCAGGAATTATGCCTGTAATTAACAAAAAACAGGTTGCCAGAATTATAGAATTATCTGATGCTTATTTTCCAGCAAAATTCAAAAAAATATTGAATAAATATGAGGATAATCCAGAAGCTTTAAGAGATGCTGGAATAGCCTATGCAGTTGAGCAGATAGTTGATTTGATTTCTAGTGACGTTGATGGAATACATCTTTATACAATGAACAATCCCTATGTAGCTCGCAGAATTAAAGAGGCAGTAGGTTCTTTAATTAATCATATTAATGGTCAAGAAATTCAGAAAGTTGTATAA
- a CDS encoding gamma carbonic anhydrase family protein, translating into MLYKFKKKSPKISENAFIAPGSKIIGDVEIAENSSIWYNTVLRGDIKKIKVGKYSNIQENSTVHVEQNLGVEIGDYVTIGHNTVIHACKIGNKSLIGMNATVLSGAKIGEGSIVGAGAVVPENAEIPPGSLAVGVPAKVIRTITKEKIIELKQHALHYADLAAEHNNIEEI; encoded by the coding sequence ATGTTATATAAATTTAAAAAGAAAAGTCCTAAAATTTCAGAAAATGCTTTTATTGCCCCTGGAAGCAAAATAATTGGAGATGTAGAAATAGCTGAAAATAGCAGCATTTGGTATAATACCGTACTTAGAGGTGATATCAAAAAAATTAAAGTGGGTAAATACTCAAACATCCAGGAAAATTCCACTGTCCATGTTGAACAAAATTTGGGGGTTGAGATTGGAGATTATGTAACAATTGGCCATAATACCGTGATCCATGCTTGTAAAATTGGTAATAAATCTTTAATCGGGATGAATGCTACTGTTTTAAGTGGTGCTAAGATTGGTGAAGGCTCAATCGTTGGTGCTGGAGCGGTTGTTCCAGAAAATGCAGAAATTCCACCTGGAAGCCTGGCTGTAGGGGTACCTGCAAAAGTAATTCGAACTATCACTAAGGAGAAAATAATTGAGTTAAAACAACATGCCTTGCATTATGCTGATCTTGCTGCTGAACATAATAATATTGAAGAAATATAA
- the nadD gene encoding nicotinate-nucleotide adenylyltransferase — MSKKSVAIFGGTFDPPHQGHFILAEQLKNNFGLTEIMFMPTGKPPHKKDKVISPNEDRLNMLKLAVEENDFFSLSDWELQNEGYSYTAKTLAHFVPQIDAEEVFFIIGADSLAEIFKWKNPEYLLSEANFIVFNRPGYDLKEITSQKKYETYLDNIFTYQGLNIEISSSFIRDEIEKGNSIRYLTLDKIEKYIEENNLYR, encoded by the coding sequence ATGTCAAAAAAAAGTGTGGCAATATTTGGGGGAACATTTGACCCTCCGCATCAGGGACATTTTATTTTAGCTGAGCAGCTTAAAAATAATTTTGGACTGACTGAAATTATGTTTATGCCGACCGGCAAACCACCACATAAAAAAGATAAAGTTATTTCACCCAATGAAGATAGATTAAATATGCTGAAATTAGCTGTAGAAGAAAACGATTTTTTTTCTCTATCAGATTGGGAGCTTCAAAATGAAGGATATTCTTATACAGCAAAAACTTTAGCACATTTTGTACCTCAAATTGATGCTGAAGAGGTTTTTTTTATAATAGGTGCAGATTCTTTAGCTGAGATTTTCAAATGGAAAAATCCGGAATATTTATTATCTGAAGCAAATTTTATAGTTTTTAATCGGCCGGGGTATGATTTAAAAGAAATTACAAGCCAAAAAAAATATGAAACTTATTTAGATAATATTTTTACATATCAAGGTTTAAACATCGAGATTTCCTCTTCCTTTATTAGGGATGAGATTGAAAAGGGGAATTCTATTCGGTATTTAACTTTAGATAAGATTGAAAAATATATAGAAGAAAATAATCTTTACAGGTGA
- a CDS encoding UPF0175 family protein yields MFNKIIIEYPDTLPDLLQESPEEFEREAKMAMAVKLFELKRISSGIAAEMVGMDRVSFLFELHRYGVEMINMESEELASNLENA; encoded by the coding sequence ATGTTTAATAAAATAATAATTGAATATCCCGATACTCTACCTGATTTACTTCAAGAAAGTCCTGAAGAATTTGAAAGAGAAGCTAAAATGGCAATGGCGGTCAAACTATTTGAATTAAAAAGGATATCTTCTGGAATAGCTGCAGAAATGGTAGGTATGGATCGAGTTTCATTTCTTTTCGAATTACACCGGTATGGTGTAGAGATGATAAATATGGAGTCAGAAGAATTAGCTTCTAATCTTGAAAATGCTTAA
- a CDS encoding homocysteine S-methyltransferase family protein, whose translation MELKTKLGKKMIIFDGAMGTVLQQRGLKAGDIPERLNIENSEDIIDIHKSYLKAGAEILTTNTFGANALKMNELEYSVEEVISAAVQNARQAIIESGIDASVALDMGPIGELLEPMGSLEFDEAYNLYQQQVLIGVESGADLIHIETIADLYEARAAVLAAKENSNLPIFCTLTFEENGRTFTGTSIRSMISVLEGLGVDGIGLNCSLGPEKLEPLVEEVLKYSETPVILQANAGLPVVKDGGTVFKISPEEYFKPLNRLYQKGLAVVGGCCGTNEEFISLIAEKLKNKKVKEREIIKESLVCSPSQTVNLEGVNVVGERINPTGKAVFKEALRNGDLDYILKVAVEEIDAGADVLDVNLGLPEIDEKKLMVKVIKELQGILDTPLQIDSSNPEVIEEALRYYNGTAIVNSVNGEAEVLEKTLPAVKKYGAAVIGLTMDDDGIPAAAEERFKVAEKIVNKAAEYGISRDKIIIDCLTLTASTQQAGVKETLKALKMVKEKLGVKTTLGISNVSFGLPERPILNRTFLSMALYQGLNLPIIDPNDEEMMFAVKAAAVLNNIDQGAAQYIEYMAEVEDKSDLAEIKENQNKEDDLQTVIIKGLKNEATRLTKAALKENEAIEVVNKYLIPALDIVGESYEKGEIFLPQLVQSAETVKEAFLVLKEEMNRTGGRDIFKGKIVMATVKGDVHDIGKNIVKTVLENYGYQIIDLGRNVNIKDIVKAVKENNIKLLGLSALMTTTVKNMEKTIKAVREEVPEVKIMVGGAVLTTDYADMIDADYYARDAKIAVEIAKEIFSA comes from the coding sequence GTGGAGCTAAAAACTAAATTAGGAAAAAAAATGATAATTTTTGATGGAGCCATGGGAACAGTTTTGCAGCAGCGTGGTTTAAAGGCAGGGGATATTCCGGAAAGATTAAATATCGAAAATAGTGAGGATATTATAGATATACATAAAAGTTATTTAAAGGCAGGAGCTGAGATTTTGACTACCAATACTTTTGGTGCTAATGCCCTAAAAATGAATGAACTAGAATATTCTGTAGAAGAAGTTATTTCTGCAGCAGTTCAAAATGCACGCCAGGCAATAATCGAATCAGGAATTGATGCCTCAGTAGCTCTGGATATGGGTCCAATTGGTGAGCTTTTAGAACCAATGGGCAGTCTAGAATTTGACGAAGCCTATAATCTTTATCAACAGCAGGTACTGATTGGAGTTGAGTCTGGAGCTGACCTAATCCACATTGAGACAATAGCAGATCTATATGAGGCAAGGGCTGCAGTATTGGCGGCTAAGGAAAATTCTAATTTACCAATTTTTTGTACTTTAACTTTTGAAGAAAATGGTAGAACATTTACTGGGACCAGTATTCGTTCCATGATTTCTGTGTTGGAGGGTCTTGGAGTAGATGGGATTGGTCTTAACTGTTCTCTTGGGCCTGAAAAGCTGGAGCCTCTGGTTGAAGAAGTGCTCAAATATTCAGAAACTCCAGTTATTCTGCAGGCAAATGCAGGGCTGCCGGTAGTTAAAGATGGAGGAACAGTATTTAAAATATCTCCTGAAGAATATTTTAAACCTTTAAACAGACTTTATCAGAAAGGACTAGCAGTTGTCGGTGGCTGTTGTGGTACTAACGAAGAATTTATTTCTTTAATTGCTGAGAAGTTAAAAAATAAAAAAGTAAAAGAGCGAGAAATTATAAAAGAAAGTCTTGTCTGTTCGCCTTCTCAGACTGTTAATTTAGAAGGGGTCAATGTAGTTGGAGAAAGAATTAATCCAACGGGCAAAGCGGTTTTTAAAGAAGCTTTGAGAAATGGTGATTTAGATTATATTCTTAAAGTTGCAGTAGAAGAGATAGATGCAGGAGCAGATGTTTTAGATGTTAATCTTGGTCTGCCGGAGATAGACGAAAAAAAATTGATGGTTAAGGTAATCAAGGAACTGCAGGGGATTTTGGATACTCCATTACAGATTGATTCTAGTAATCCGGAGGTTATAGAAGAAGCTTTAAGATATTATAATGGTACAGCAATTGTTAACTCAGTAAATGGAGAAGCTGAAGTGTTGGAAAAAACTCTGCCTGCTGTTAAAAAATATGGAGCAGCAGTTATCGGCCTGACAATGGACGATGATGGCATACCTGCTGCTGCAGAAGAACGTTTTAAAGTTGCAGAAAAAATTGTTAATAAAGCAGCTGAATATGGAATTAGCAGAGATAAGATTATAATTGACTGTCTAACTCTGACTGCTTCTACCCAGCAGGCGGGGGTTAAGGAAACTTTAAAAGCTTTAAAAATGGTTAAAGAGAAATTGGGAGTTAAAACTACACTTGGAATTTCTAATGTTTCTTTTGGTTTACCGGAACGTCCTATTTTAAACAGGACATTTTTAAGCATGGCTCTCTATCAGGGTTTAAATCTGCCAATTATTGATCCCAATGACGAAGAAATGATGTTTGCAGTTAAAGCAGCTGCAGTTTTAAATAATATTGATCAGGGCGCTGCTCAATATATAGAATATATGGCTGAGGTAGAAGATAAATCAGATTTAGCAGAAATTAAAGAAAATCAGAATAAGGAAGATGATTTACAGACAGTAATAATTAAGGGTTTAAAAAATGAAGCAACTCGTTTAACAAAAGCTGCCTTAAAAGAAAATGAAGCTATAGAAGTAGTGAACAAATATTTAATTCCTGCTCTTGATATTGTGGGTGAGAGTTATGAAAAAGGGGAAATATTTTTACCACAGCTTGTCCAGTCAGCTGAAACAGTAAAAGAAGCCTTTTTAGTTTTAAAAGAAGAAATGAATCGTACAGGAGGCAGAGATATTTTTAAGGGGAAAATTGTGATGGCTACGGTTAAAGGTGATGTTCATGATATTGGCAAGAATATAGTAAAAACTGTTTTAGAAAACTATGGTTATCAAATAATTGATCTGGGCAGAAATGTAAATATTAAAGATATAGTGAAAGCGGTTAAAGAAAATAATATTAAACTATTAGGTTTAAGTGCTTTAATGACAACTACAGTTAAAAATATGGAAAAAACGATTAAGGCAGTCCGAGAAGAAGTACCAGAGGTAAAAATTATGGTTGGTGGTGCTGTGTTAACAACAGATTATGCAGATATGATAGATGCTGACTATTACGCCAGGGATGCAAAAATAGCAGTTGAAATTGCAAAAGAAATTTTTAGTGCTTAA
- the yqeK gene encoding bis(5'-nucleosyl)-tetraphosphatase (symmetrical) YqeK, which translates to MLVAKEDFLVEVDLEKIKKRLGKKRYKHTLYVLEAASKLAKNLNLNQKKVKTAALLHDIAKSKSAEELKSLLKNSQWTVDEMEAAIVPILHAPAGAVIAEKEFGVEDPEVLEAIRYHTLGHPEMGKIAQVIYAADFISEDRQFSTLNKIRKKIERDFELGLYLITTNIIKYQLEQDNFIHPYSNDLRNKLLKRSDQ; encoded by the coding sequence ATGTTAGTAGCTAAGGAAGATTTTTTAGTAGAAGTTGATTTAGAGAAAATAAAAAAAAGATTAGGTAAAAAGAGATATAAACACACCCTATATGTGCTTGAGGCAGCTTCGAAATTAGCAAAAAATTTAAATCTTAATCAAAAGAAAGTTAAAACAGCTGCTTTATTACATGATATTGCTAAGTCTAAAAGCGCAGAAGAACTTAAGTCGCTTCTAAAAAATTCTCAGTGGACTGTTGATGAGATGGAAGCTGCAATTGTTCCTATACTTCATGCTCCAGCAGGAGCTGTAATTGCAGAAAAAGAATTTGGGGTAGAAGATCCGGAAGTTTTAGAAGCAATACGTTACCACACCCTGGGCCACCCTGAAATGGGGAAGATAGCTCAGGTTATTTATGCTGCTGACTTCATTTCAGAAGATAGACAATTTTCAACTTTAAATAAAATCAGAAAAAAAATAGAAAGAGATTTTGAATTAGGATTATATTTAATTACAACAAATATAATTAAATATCAGCTTGAACAGGATAATTTTATCCATCCTTATTCAAATGATTTACGAAATAAACTATTAAAGAGAAGTGATCAATAA
- a CDS encoding type IV toxin-antitoxin system AbiEi family antitoxin domain-containing protein: MDPNIYNKIKNIFESNNGYARTKDILEADIHSSHLYKLQEEGEISRIKRGLYRWNGDEFNSNTELIEVSNIVPNGVICLLSALSYYDLTTTNPWEYYIAIHRDEHRPKLPDYPPISVFYFADKQFNTGIEEINIGGSKVKIYDKEKTICDCIRLRNKVGTDVVKEAMQNYLKRKDQNISKLLDYAEVTGVKNIVKRYLEVLV, encoded by the coding sequence ATGGATCCTAATATTTACAATAAGATAAAGAATATATTTGAAAGTAACAATGGATATGCTCGAACTAAAGATATACTTGAGGCAGATATTCATTCATCACATCTATATAAACTTCAGGAAGAGGGGGAGATCAGCAGGATCAAAAGAGGGCTGTACCGCTGGAATGGGGATGAGTTTAATAGCAATACAGAACTAATCGAAGTAAGTAATATAGTTCCTAACGGTGTAATTTGTCTGCTTTCAGCTCTTTCATATTATGATCTCACCACAACCAACCCCTGGGAGTATTATATTGCCATTCACCGAGATGAACACAGGCCTAAACTGCCTGATTATCCGCCGATCTCTGTTTTTTATTTTGCTGATAAACAGTTCAATACAGGAATTGAAGAGATAAATATTGGGGGTAGTAAGGTTAAAATATATGATAAGGAGAAAACAATCTGTGACTGTATTAGACTGAGAAACAAAGTGGGTACTGATGTTGTAAAAGAGGCTATGCAGAACTATCTTAAGAGGAAGGATCAGAACATCTCCAAACTGCTTGATTATGCAGAGGTTACAGGGGTTAAGAATATCGTAAAAAGATACCTGGAGGTACTTGTATGA
- a CDS encoding AAA family ATPase — protein MKERMLRLQQVQLNNFKNVRQGQIDFNSYKSEDFFSEASDVLGIYGQNGSGKTAFIEALWILKIVLLGESLPGDIKDYIYQGEKEAAINAVFSMSLGENKYQLFYEMVIERRENAVPVIIKEDLSYKKLEEDGWTYKRGIITHKLDEKEQLLSPQKNYNLLTKNNKDAKVDLKVAKELAKKEQTSFIFSSEMDHIYKGNKAFNEFADIIMEIKQYARMNLFVIRNSRSGMINANLIIPFCFQLSDSERIEGGDLAIALSEPTTVPERVLSTVKNVIENLNIVLKEIIPDLTIKIKEYGEELDENGDPVIKIEMLAERGEIKIPLRYESDGIKKIISILSAMIAIYNKPGICLAVDELDAGIFEYLLGEILEIIQDRAKGQLVFTSHNLRPLEKLNKESLIFTTTNPQNRYIRFTNVKETNNLRSFYYRGIKLGGQDEEVYERTNEYKIARAFRAAGRVDADD, from the coding sequence ATGAAGGAGAGAATGCTGCGTTTGCAGCAGGTACAACTGAATAATTTCAAGAATGTTAGGCAGGGTCAGATTGATTTCAACAGTTATAAAAGCGAAGACTTTTTTTCTGAAGCATCAGATGTGCTGGGAATATACGGTCAGAACGGTTCTGGTAAAACTGCTTTTATTGAAGCTCTGTGGATACTGAAAATAGTTCTGCTTGGAGAATCTCTGCCTGGAGATATTAAAGATTATATATACCAGGGTGAGAAAGAAGCTGCTATTAATGCTGTTTTTTCTATGTCTTTGGGGGAAAACAAATATCAACTCTTTTATGAAATGGTAATTGAAAGAAGAGAAAATGCTGTTCCAGTAATTATCAAAGAGGATCTATCATATAAAAAGCTTGAAGAAGATGGCTGGACATATAAGAGGGGGATAATAACTCACAAACTTGATGAGAAGGAGCAGTTGTTAAGTCCCCAGAAGAATTACAATTTACTCACTAAGAACAATAAAGATGCTAAAGTGGATCTTAAAGTGGCCAAGGAGCTTGCGAAGAAGGAACAAACATCTTTTATTTTTTCTAGTGAGATGGATCATATTTATAAGGGTAATAAAGCCTTTAACGAATTTGCTGATATTATAATGGAGATTAAACAGTATGCTAGAATGAACCTGTTTGTGATCAGAAATTCTCGTTCAGGTATGATCAATGCCAATCTAATTATACCGTTCTGTTTTCAACTTAGTGATTCAGAGAGAATAGAAGGTGGAGATCTTGCAATAGCTCTGTCTGAGCCGACAACAGTTCCTGAGCGGGTCCTCTCTACTGTCAAAAATGTTATCGAGAACTTAAATATCGTCTTAAAAGAGATAATTCCAGATCTGACAATTAAAATTAAAGAGTATGGAGAAGAATTGGATGAGAACGGTGATCCAGTAATAAAAATAGAGATGCTGGCAGAAAGAGGAGAGATTAAGATTCCTCTTAGATATGAATCAGATGGTATTAAAAAGATCATATCTATCTTGAGTGCAATGATTGCGATATATAATAAGCCAGGTATTTGTCTGGCAGTGGATGAGCTTGATGCTGGTATATTTGAATATCTTTTAGGTGAAATTCTGGAGATCATTCAGGATAGAGCCAAGGGACAGCTGGTCTTTACTTCTCATAATCTAAGACCGCTGGAGAAACTTAATAAAGAGTCACTGATTTTTACAACTACTAATCCCCAGAATCGATATATTAGATTCACCAATGTTAAGGAAACCAATAATCTAAGAAGTTTCTATTATCGTGGAATTAAGTTAGGTGGACAGGACGAGGAAGTTTATGAGAGAACAAATGAATACAAAATAGCCAGAGCTTTTAGGGCTGCTGGTAGAGTTGATGCTGATGACTAG
- a CDS encoding nucleotidyl transferase AbiEii/AbiGii toxin family protein, with product MSDNIKNMEASVRARLLNIAKEEKLNFDFILLLFMQERLLYRLSISEYRDQFVLKGGLLILSTLNIKTRPTRDIDFLAQNVSNDLEKIQQIFSQISQIQINDGVSYDKDSIEVEKITEGADYDGVRIKITGFIGNARKNLQLDLGFGDVIVPGEVNMEYPGLLDFEIPSVKAYSIESVIAEKFEAMLSLSVINSRMKDFYDIFTLSKLQSFQGETLLQAIAATLKNRGTVIEEDHVIFDEDFAQDESRNRLWQGYLNKIGKESIDFNLVMEQIRSFLKPVYQSILNDEVFTGYWNNDKSMWISK from the coding sequence ATGAGTGATAATATTAAAAATATGGAAGCGTCTGTTAGAGCTAGACTTTTAAACATAGCAAAAGAAGAAAAGCTTAACTTTGATTTCATTTTATTGTTGTTTATGCAGGAAAGATTATTATACAGGTTATCTATTTCTGAATATAGGGATCAGTTTGTATTAAAGGGTGGACTTTTAATCTTAAGCACTTTAAATATAAAAACAAGACCAACAAGAGATATTGACTTTCTAGCTCAGAATGTTTCAAATGATCTGGAGAAGATCCAACAGATATTTAGTCAAATAAGTCAGATTCAAATTAATGATGGTGTTAGTTATGATAAAGATTCCATAGAAGTAGAGAAGATAACTGAAGGAGCAGATTATGATGGAGTGAGGATAAAGATAACAGGGTTTATTGGTAATGCGCGCAAGAATCTTCAGCTGGATCTAGGCTTTGGAGATGTTATTGTACCTGGTGAAGTTAATATGGAGTATCCCGGGCTGCTTGATTTTGAAATTCCTAGCGTTAAAGCTTATTCAATAGAATCAGTAATTGCAGAAAAATTTGAAGCCATGCTCAGCCTATCAGTGATTAATAGTAGGATGAAAGATTTTTATGATATTTTCACCTTATCAAAATTACAGTCTTTTCAGGGTGAAACATTGTTACAAGCTATTGCAGCTACTTTAAAAAATAGAGGAACTGTTATTGAGGAAGACCACGTAATCTTTGATGAAGATTTTGCTCAGGATGAGAGTAGAAATCGATTGTGGCAGGGTTATCTAAATAAAATAGGTAAGGAAAGCATTGATTTTAACTTAGTAATGGAACAGATTAGGTCTTTTTTAAAGCCAGTTTATCAAAGTATATTAAATGATGAAGTTTTCACAGGTTACTGGAATAATGATAAAAGCATGTGGATTTCAAAATAG
- a CDS encoding cation diffusion facilitator family transporter: MAEHHDHHSNVSNIKLAFFLNLSFTIIEIIGGFLTNSMAILSDALHDLGDSLSLAMSWYLENYSKKGADKDFSYGYARFSLLGALINSIVLILGSVFILTKVIPRIFAPESVHPEGMLYLAILGIIVNGIAVFKLRGGSSLNKDVVSWHLLEDVLGWIAVLIVSIILIYKDLPILDPLLSLAINIYILYNVISKLKKVLNVFLQRVPAGIEIEELQQKIVAETQALAAHHTHIWTLDGERNFLSTHVIIPDQISKSKIIELKAQIKNLLAVEKIDHVTIEIEYENEECENKNCDA; this comes from the coding sequence ATGGCTGAGCATCATGATCATCATTCTAATGTTTCTAATATAAAATTAGCTTTTTTCCTAAATTTATCATTTACTATTATTGAAATTATTGGTGGTTTTTTAACTAACAGTATGGCTATTTTATCTGATGCTCTACATGATTTAGGAGATTCACTTTCTCTAGCCATGTCCTGGTATTTAGAAAATTATTCAAAAAAGGGAGCAGATAAAGATTTTAGTTATGGCTATGCGAGATTTTCACTTTTAGGCGCTTTAATTAATAGTATAGTTTTAATTTTAGGATCTGTATTTATTTTAACAAAAGTTATCCCCAGAATTTTTGCTCCTGAGTCAGTTCACCCTGAAGGAATGCTTTACCTTGCTATTTTAGGAATAATAGTTAATGGAATAGCTGTTTTTAAACTAAGAGGAGGCAGTTCTTTAAATAAAGATGTTGTCAGCTGGCATCTTTTAGAAGATGTTCTAGGCTGGATTGCGGTATTAATAGTAAGTATTATTTTGATTTATAAAGACCTGCCAATTTTAGATCCGCTACTTTCATTAGCAATTAACATCTATATTTTATATAATGTAATTTCTAAGTTGAAAAAAGTATTAAATGTTTTTTTGCAGAGAGTACCAGCTGGAATTGAGATTGAAGAACTGCAGCAAAAAATTGTTGCAGAAACTCAAGCTTTAGCAGCACACCATACTCATATCTGGACCTTAGATGGAGAAAGAAATTTTCTCAGCACTCATGTAATTATTCCAGATCAAATTTCAAAGTCTAAAATAATAGAATTAAAAGCTCAAATTAAAAATTTATTAGCCGTAGAAAAAATTGATCATGTAACTATAGAGATTGAATACGAAAACGAGGAATGTGAGAACAAAAACTGTGATGCTTAA
- a CDS encoding Vitamin B12 dependent methionine synthase activation subunit: protein MVKKFRKLYNMKFKIDKKEVLRYLQVSKKINDEKINVLIDKTITEVKDLINLRYLYQKFPIEFTDQGVKVEGTTLILKGKSIRKHLKDSEKIYIMAATLGAQVDRKISYYEKISVTKSMILDACATAAIEGACDYIEAQIKKEVLKAGNEDISFRYSPGYGDLGIDIQKEILRILNAPRKIGLTASKYNILLPTKSVTAIIGVIAKTIEVEQRHCKNCLLDQECELRRKGIYCGAKN, encoded by the coding sequence ATGGTCAAGAAATTCAGAAAGTTGTATAATATGAAATTCAAAATTGATAAAAAAGAAGTTTTGAGGTACCTGCAGGTTTCAAAAAAAATAAATGATGAAAAGATTAATGTTTTAATTGATAAAACAATAACTGAAGTTAAAGATTTAATTAATCTTCGTTATTTATATCAAAAATTTCCAATTGAATTTACGGATCAAGGTGTTAAAGTAGAAGGAACAACTCTTATTTTAAAAGGTAAAAGTATCAGAAAGCACTTAAAAGATTCAGAGAAAATCTATATAATGGCAGCTACATTAGGAGCTCAAGTTGATAGGAAGATATCATATTATGAAAAAATATCAGTGACTAAATCGATGATCCTTGATGCCTGTGCAACAGCAGCTATCGAGGGAGCTTGTGATTATATAGAAGCTCAAATAAAAAAAGAAGTTCTGAAAGCAGGAAATGAAGATATAAGTTTTCGCTATAGCCCAGGTTATGGGGATTTAGGAATTGATATTCAAAAAGAGATCTTAAGAATTTTGAATGCACCAAGAAAAATAGGTTTAACAGCTTCCAAATATAATATATTATTACCAACTAAATCAGTAACAGCAATTATTGGGGTTATTGCTAAAACAATAGAAGTTGAACAAAGACACTGCAAAAACTGTCTTTTAGATCAAGAATGCGAACTGAGAAGAAAGGGGATTTATTGTGGAGCTAAAAACTAA